In the genome of Streptomyces racemochromogenes, one region contains:
- a CDS encoding DUF397 domain-containing protein: MTTTPRWRKSSYSNNGGQCVEVALNLPGTVPVRDSKTPGGPMLTFRAAAFAAFLAGVRTP, translated from the coding sequence ATGACGACGACCCCGCGCTGGCGCAAGTCCTCCTACAGCAACAACGGCGGCCAGTGCGTCGAGGTCGCCCTCAACCTCCCCGGCACCGTCCCGGTCCGGGACTCCAAGACCCCCGGCGGCCCGATGCTGACCTTCCGCGCGGCGGCGTTCGCGGCGTTCCTGGCCGGGGTCAGGACTCCGTAG
- a CDS encoding ATP-binding protein: protein MPNPGNEWRQRFSSTRRGARLARHLAELELCRWDFPLGGEESERVAQVVAELAANAVTHGCVPGRDFELRLRELDGVLRVEVSDAHAGKRPDLRPPGDGHGYGLRIVEELSDAWGVTGRVVGKTVWAEVAKRRRPAATAGRP, encoded by the coding sequence ATGCCCAACCCAGGGAACGAATGGCGGCAGCGGTTCAGCAGCACACGACGAGGCGCACGCCTCGCCCGGCATCTGGCGGAGCTCGAACTCTGCCGGTGGGACTTCCCGCTCGGCGGGGAGGAGTCCGAGCGGGTCGCGCAGGTCGTCGCCGAGCTGGCGGCCAACGCCGTGACCCACGGCTGCGTGCCGGGGCGGGACTTCGAGCTCCGGCTCCGCGAGCTGGACGGGGTGCTGCGGGTGGAGGTGTCCGACGCGCACGCCGGGAAGCGGCCCGACCTCCGGCCCCCCGGGGACGGCCACGGCTACGGGCTGCGGATCGTCGAGGAACTCTCCGACGCCTGGGGCGTCACCGGCCGGGTGGTCGGCAAGACCGTCTGGGCCGAGGTGGCCAAGCGGCGGCGGCCGGCCGCTACGGCAGGGCGGCCGTGA
- a CDS encoding DUF397 domain-containing protein, translating to MTTRSDSPRWFKSSYSNNGGNCVEVAVNLPGIVPVRDSKTPGGPVLNFGAEAFAAFVAGIKAP from the coding sequence GTGACGACCAGGTCCGATTCCCCCCGTTGGTTCAAGTCCTCCTACAGCAACAACGGCGGCAACTGCGTCGAGGTAGCCGTCAACCTGCCCGGCATCGTCCCCGTCCGGGACTCCAAGACCCCCGGCGGGCCGGTGCTGAACTTCGGGGCGGAGGCGTTCGCGGCGTTCGTCGCGGGCATCAAGGCCCCATGA
- a CDS encoding helix-turn-helix domain-containing protein: MNIKELNPDSSPQAAYGARLRAMRVARGWLQEELGERMGYSSTHISAVETGRKVPTLRFSRSLDAALGGGDTFERLSLEVRHGALLEGFPEYVGYEGRAVELRLFEIGIIPGLLQTPEYARVLADSAVQRGAISPEFAAERVAFLAERQEALERVRPPMVFVVMDESCIRRPVGGPEVMGAQLERLVEFAARPHTMLQVAPYEIGERRPFDLPVNLLTLADRSVVAYAESQSQGHLDRETVSVLPMLTAYHQLQAEALSQAASVAMINEVRKGTP; this comes from the coding sequence GTGAACATCAAGGAGTTGAACCCGGACAGCTCGCCGCAGGCCGCGTACGGTGCACGTCTGCGCGCTATGCGGGTGGCGCGTGGCTGGCTGCAGGAGGAACTGGGCGAGCGGATGGGGTATTCGAGCACCCACATCTCGGCCGTGGAAACCGGTCGCAAAGTTCCGACCTTGCGCTTTTCGCGCAGTCTGGACGCGGCTCTCGGGGGCGGAGACACGTTCGAGCGCCTGTCGCTCGAAGTCCGTCACGGCGCGCTGCTGGAGGGCTTCCCGGAGTACGTCGGCTACGAGGGCCGAGCGGTGGAACTCCGCCTCTTCGAGATCGGGATCATCCCCGGGCTGTTGCAGACGCCGGAGTATGCGCGGGTCCTGGCGGACAGTGCCGTGCAACGAGGGGCCATCTCGCCAGAGTTCGCGGCCGAGCGGGTCGCGTTCCTCGCTGAGAGGCAGGAGGCGCTGGAGCGCGTACGACCGCCCATGGTGTTCGTGGTGATGGACGAGAGCTGCATCCGGAGGCCCGTCGGCGGCCCGGAGGTGATGGGTGCACAACTGGAGCGCCTGGTCGAGTTCGCTGCTCGGCCGCACACGATGCTCCAGGTCGCGCCCTACGAGATCGGGGAACGGCGGCCGTTCGACCTCCCGGTCAATCTGCTGACGCTCGCCGACCGGTCGGTGGTCGCCTACGCCGAGTCCCAGTCACAGGGCCACTTGGACCGTGAAACCGTCTCGGTGCTCCCCATGCTGACGGCCTACCATCAACTTCAGGCCGAAGCCCTGTCCCAGGCGGCATCAGTGGCCATGATCAATGAGGTACGAAAGGGCACCCCGTGA